Proteins co-encoded in one Anaerobaca lacustris genomic window:
- a CDS encoding acyloxyacyl hydrolase, which translates to MSFRSWPRVTIAANMVLVAVLIGPSCVRAETGLWEKWSAVVRGQVPHEQALAIYLGTAHDWSDMQFFLASWQALYDYDAIWPHEAPDALGIRFEANLGAAAGTEFSGARLMAGGNFLAVYHLASRETSRFVPYVEAGVGLVYTDFQRADQGLRVNFNPVAGVGLRIDSAFVTLRLHHVSNGGLDRENRGINSIVLGFGKYL; encoded by the coding sequence ATGTCGTTTCGGTCCTGGCCAAGAGTAACCATCGCCGCGAACATGGTCCTTGTGGCGGTCCTTATCGGACCCTCCTGCGTTCGCGCTGAGACTGGACTCTGGGAGAAGTGGTCGGCCGTGGTACGCGGCCAGGTCCCTCACGAGCAAGCACTGGCCATCTACCTTGGGACGGCCCACGATTGGTCCGACATGCAGTTCTTCCTCGCGAGCTGGCAGGCCCTGTATGACTATGACGCCATCTGGCCGCACGAAGCGCCGGATGCGCTGGGCATTCGATTCGAGGCCAACCTGGGCGCGGCTGCAGGAACGGAGTTTTCCGGAGCGCGTCTGATGGCCGGCGGAAACTTCCTGGCGGTCTATCATCTGGCTTCGCGGGAGACATCGAGGTTCGTCCCTTACGTGGAGGCGGGCGTCGGGTTGGTCTACACGGATTTCCAGAGGGCGGACCAGGGACTGCGGGTGAATTTCAACCCCGTTGCCGGCGTGGGGCTGCGGATCGATTCGGCGTTCGTGACCTTGCGCCTGCACCACGTGTCCAACGGAGGCCTTGACAGAGAGAACCGTGGGATCAATTCGATTGTCCTGGGTTTCGGAAAATACCTGTGA